The DNA window TCGCACGCGGCCCAGCGCCGACAAGGCGATCTTTTGAACGACCTTCGCGTGTTTGGCAACGGAGTGACCGTGCGTGGCGGCTTCCAGCAGGAACGGAACAACCAGCGGGTGCGACGCGCCGTAACCGCCGATGGCCGTGACCAGCGTGCCGGGATACATGCGGGTTTCATTCCAAGCCGCCAGGAGAAGGGGAACGCCTTGTTCGGCCGGGGCGATGCGGGCGATGGCCCGCGCCACGTCGGCGCGGATCCAGGTATCCAGCGAGTCCGTTCTTTCGAGCATCAGTTCCACACGGAGCGCGGGCAAGGCGTCGTTCGCTGCGGGGCCGATCTCCTGGAAAGCCTCGACGGCCAGCCTGCGAAGCACTCGATGTTCGCTCTGGAGACCGGCGATGAGCGGCCCGATGATCGCCTCGACCACCACGGGGTCGCCATGGCGGAGCGCATGGGCGGCTCTCACGGCGACATGCAGCACAGGATCTTGCGTCGCCCTGGCAATCGCGGGAACTGCCTTGTCAGGAACGCGCCGTCCGATTTTCCGCTGCAGGACCCCGTCGTAACGGCGTGTGACGGGTTCGGCAAGAAAGGTTTCCAGATCCGCCAGCGCCGTCACGGCCGCAGCACGCACTTGCGGGTCGACGTCCTGCAGACAGATGATCAGAGAATCCGTCGCCAGCATTGCGTCAGAATGGAAAGCCGAAAACGTATAAGTGTGAATCGCCTGGCATGCGGCCCGACGGATCTCGACTCGCGGATGCGCCAGCCCCGCCGTCAGCAGTTGCAGTGCTTGGCTCGATTCCGGTTCTTTGTCTCCCAGCAGGAGCAAGGCGGCCTGGCCTGTGGGGCCGGGCTGCAAAGCCAGCCTGGCCAGCGATGCGTGCTGCGGGAAAATCTTTCCCAGGGCGTCGAGCTTTTTCACCGGCTTGTTGTCGCCTTGGCGGCGGAGCCAGACGGCGAGCTGCGGCGCGGCTGCTTTAGCCGTTTCCCCCATCTGGGCGAGCGCCGTGACCAGGGCCAGATCCCTCTCTTTGTCGTACGTTTCCTGACGCAGCTGATACGCCAGCAGCGTCGCTACCAGCGGGGACGCTGCATCCGGCTGGCTGAGCTCTTTCGCGGCCGCAGCTTGCTGGACGGCATCGCCTTCGTACAAGTACTGGACCAGTTCCTCCCAGTCCTTCTCGGCGGCGATCCCGCCGCGCTCGTTTGCCAGGGCAATCCCGCCCGCAATCGTCAGCAGGCAGCAACAGAAACTGGCGAATGTTACGGATCGCAAACGCATCGCCTCTCCCTTCCAGGCCCCATGAAATGGCGGAAACCACCCCACCAGCCTACCGCACCGCGGCCCGGATCGCACGCTCGATTTTGGAGCCTCAAGAGCGGCACGCCGGGCCAGACCGCAAAGAGTTGGCCGGCTCCGCGAAAGGGCGGCAGGAATTACGCTCCGTCGCTTCTGCAGTATCGATGGGGAAGGAAAGGCTCGCCCGACTTGCGGCGCCGAGCGGACGGACAGCAGCATTCGAAAATAGAAAGGCGAACCGCCTCCGCGTTTGGCCGTCTTTCGGCGACCAGAGGCGCTTTCTTCGGCTTAATCGGAGGAAGTCCTCATGACCCTCAGAAATCCTCCGAAGGTGGCAGGATTATTCTCGTCCGCTACAACCTGGGAAATAGAATACCTGGGGGTGAACACCCCGTGCTGACCACAGCCGAATTCATGGTTGTTGGTGGGAGCGTCATTTCATAAACAAGGAATCCTTCGATGCGTTCTTCCCTCGTTATCCTGTTTTTACTGTGCGTGTTGAATCCTTGCGTGGCTGAGGAGCCGGCTTCCGATGCGGCGCAGCGGCCGAATCTCGTTGCGAATGGTTCGCTGTCTTTGACGATTTTTGTGTCGCAAAACGACAGGTCCATCCAGGGAGCCTTTGTTCAGGTCTTTGACTCCTTTGACAATGTGGTGGCGAGCGGGAAAACGGCAGGCGGTTTTTTCAAGGCGACCAGCTTGCCGTCCGGGACCTACGAGGTCGCCGTGACGTACAATAATGTTCGCCGCTTCAAAGAAGCGAGACTGAGTGATCAGAATGTCGATCTGGAATTTACGCTGGACAACTAGAATAGGGACAGACGAAGTCCCTACGGATTCTCACCTGCCTGGTTGAGGCCGGAACACGCCGCCTGAAGGGCCAGATGGCAGGCGGCGTGGTTTCGTTTGGGGTGCTCAGAGGTCGCTCCCAAGCGCTGGCGGGCATCAAAGCGCCATCCATAAAAATACAGGCGCCGCTGCCTGGCCCCGTTCTCGGCCCTTGGCCAGAGCGAATGCGGGATCCCCTGTTCATCGTCTTAATCCACGCTCCGGAAGTGCCACCCTTCGGCGATGTCTTCGCCGTTGAGGTTGGTCCACCCTTGAGCGGCGAGAACTCGCAGACGGTATCGACCCGGCAGCGAGAAGCCATCGCGATCCATGAACGAAAAATGCAGGTGGGGCACGCCGCTTGCGCCGGAATTGCCGATGTTGCCAAGCACCTGCCCGGCCTCTACCTTGTCGCCGACCTTGACCCGTAATGAGTCCTTTTGCAGGTGATGATACTCGGCGAACACGCCGCCGCCGCAATCGAGTCGAATGTGGTTGGAATAGCTTAACGGTCCGGGGCGACCGATCGTATGGTCGTTATGCTTATCGACTGCGGCCGTGATTACCCCGTCACAGACGGCCAGCACCGGTTGCCTCCAGGCGAAATGATTTTCTTTGGCGTTAGCGCCCGCGTGCAGATGGCCGCCCACCTGGCGAACGATATCAAAAGCGAAGACGGCGCCGTGCTTCTTTTGATGGTGTCCTGATTCGTCCAGCAAGGCGTGCCACTGACCCTGAACCGGCAGCCGAAACGTATATGGGATCGGTTCCGTCTTCGCCAATTCTTTCCAGCGCTGCAGATTCTTCTGATAGACCGAATTTTCGTGATGCACGCCACGGGTGTAAAGAAAGTCACGGAGTACGAATTCCGCACAGACCGGTAGCTTTTTCTTTTCGCACCAAATAAAGAGCCTGGTTTTTTCACGTTCCAGCTCCACGCCATCGGACGATCGGTCCTTGAGCGTCTCGTAAAGCTCCAAAAACTCCGCATGCTGAACCTGCCAGGGTATCACCCGCCACAGGAGAAGATGTTGCCGGGACGTCCCATACTGAGGCAGCGCGCATTCGCCTGCAGGCACGCGGCGAGGTCGAACGCTGGCCAACGCGATGCATAATGGCAGCGCCAAACTTTCTACTTCGCAGGCTTGACACAGGGGTGACTGCTGATTGCGCTCGGCCCAGGTCGCCGGAGTCGGCGGCGGCTCTTGAGGAATGATCCGACGCCCCAGAATTTGCCCGGAAACCAGACCGGGGCAGAGGAAAATCAGCAACAGCCAAGCGGTTCGGAACATGGTGGGCCCGCCTTGAAGGAGTGAGGGAGCATTCCACTTGCGAATCGACTTCACCATTCGCACCAGTCGCTCAGTCTATGCCATCCACCGAGGGACGGCAAACGCGATGAAAGACAGGCCGAGCCGCAGCTATAGACCGGACAACGTCCCAGGCGACGGCGAAGCGCAGCAAGAGTAGGCGCCGCCTTGCCCTTTGCCCAAGGAGCCTAGCGCGCTTTGGCCTCGAGGCGTTCGACGTGGGCCTGGGCGAGTTGGATAACACGCTGCAGGGCGGGGAGGTCGGCGGCGTTGAAGGAGTTGACGTAGTGGCGTTCGCCGGATTCGGTGCGGTAGCTTCATTGCAGCGAGACGCTACGGAATTGGCGGCCGCCCTCGGTCTTGTTGGCGAAGACGGAGGCGGAGATGTTCCCCAAACGGATTACCGTCTCAGGGCTGTCTTGTCATCGGTTGTCATGCAACAAGGTTAGCGCAGAAGGAAGCACGGCGCAAGTGTTTTTGCATCGACTTGAAGGAGCCGTCGGATGGCTAACCGGCGAAACATTCGCGGCTGGTTTGCATGCCGGCCAGCCAGCGTTTGCCGCGGCGGGCGGCTTCGGCGGCGAGAGTGGTGGGCGAGCCCGCGGCGCGGTGGAACAGCTTGCGGAAGTTTTGGACGGTGTTCACCCAGAGGTCGGCCGAGATCTGCAACCGCTCCAGGATCAGCGCCAGGTCGGAAGGAATACTGCCGCGTTTGCCGCGGCGGATTTGCCGGCCGGTCCAATCGAGCAGTTTCAAGTACGCGGTGAGATCCAGCGAGAGATACCCGCGATCGGAAGCCCGGCGTGCCGAACGGGTGGTCGAACGTTCGCTTTGTTTGTCCAGCTCGATCGGACTGAGCCAGTCGTCTTGCCGCGGTGCTTGTTCTGGATTGGGTGTGTCTGAGTGTCGGATTGTGCCAATCTCCACTTTGCTGGCTTCGATCCGCTCATAACCCGACGTATGACGACTCGTCTCCGGCGTGGCGGCGATGCCGGCTCGCACGGGGTTCAGATCGACGTACACGCTGCACGCCAGCAACGCCGCTTCATCAAGAAGTGGCTGGCATTTGTAGCGGCCCTCCCAGAAACGGCCGGTGCACTCGTCCTCTTTATTAGCCCGGCGGGCGATCGGCTCGGCCAGCCAGCGCATGAACCAGGAAAGGCTCGACAACCGCTGCCGCCGTTCGGCGAGCACCTTGGAGTCGCAGAGCAGCATCCCGAGTTCCGCCTCGGTCGGTTCGGCTGGCGAGCCGTCTTGTTCACGGCGCAGCGGAAACAGATTCCACCACCGCAGGGCGATGTCGTTGTCGGACCATTCGGCCACCACATCCGGCCGGGTCCGCAGGATGACATGCAAATGGTTGCTCATCACGGCAAAGCCGAGCACCTCGACGCCAAACTCGCCTGCGAGAAACTCCATCCGCCGCTGAATCCACGCCCGGCGATGGTCAAAATCCTGCCCCGACACAGGATCCTGCCCACATAAAAATGCACGTCTGACACAGCGATTCACGCAATGAAACACGCCAACCGACGATTCATCAATCACTTCACGACGCGGAGTACGGGCCATGACGGGGCGCCTCAGACCTCTATGTGGGGCTAAACTGGGGCCACCCAAACTTTGACTCACCAAACCCCGCTGATCGCCAAAGTCTGGTTGGCCCCTTTGTCGGTTGACCACATCTGGCCGGGTCCGCAGGATGACATGCAGATGGTTGCTCATCACGGCAAAGCCGAGCACCTCGACGCCGAACTCGCCGGCCAGAAACTCCATCCGCCGCTGAATCCACGCCCGCCGATGGTCAAAATCCTGGCCCGACACCGGATCCTGGCCACAAAGGAACGCCCGCCGCACACAGCGATTGACGCAATGGAACACGCCAACCGTAGACTCATCAATCACTTCACGACGCGGAGTACGGGCCATGATGGGACGCCTCAGAACTAAAAGGGAAGGGGATGGAAAGATTGGAATTTAACGAAATCGCGTCGGGTTGTCATCGATTAATGGATGGCCCCATTCTCTCGCCATTCTCCCGCGATGTCGTACACCCTTTCCCGCGCAGGCTACCATACATCAATTGAAATATTAGGATGGCTCTGTGAGAATTCAACAATCTCGGTAGGAACATGCCCGGTCTTCATAGCATCGGTGACAACAAGACGCCTAAGGTTCGAAAGCCGACCTAGTTCTGAGATTGATCCGGGAGTAATTGCCGACGCTGGTAACTCAAGAGACTGAAGTGAATTGCATTCTGCGATCATAACGAGCGCGGTCTCGTCCAGGTTTGTATAGCCAAGCTGCAACACCTTTAGCCTAATACCGCAGATCCCATTAAGTGAGCGGGCCGATATATTCGTACCGCGTAGACTGAGGTATTCCAAGGATTTTAGTCCAAGTAAATATTGCGTGTCCTTATCAGAGAAAGAGTTGCTTCGGAGCGTTAGCCCTTGTAGATTTAAAAGATTGCGCAGCGGGCTGAAGTCGCAACGCACGGGGTCTCCTGCAATCTCAAGCACTTCCAGCTCTTTAAATAGCTCTAACTGCGCTAATTCTAGTAGCTCATCAACAGTTTCATCGTAACCGATGGCTGTGACCTTACCGTCATCTAAAATAACCAGAGCTCCTCGATCTTCAAGATCTGCTATTAGAATTAATGGCCTCAACCAGTAAAATATCGTGATCCCCACTACTCCAGCGAATAAGACGGCGCCACCAGCAAATATCCATTTCACCGCTATTGATTCCAGTCGATCAAGATTTGATTTGGTCGTTCACGCTGGATAATTCCTATGTGATCATTTAGTAGATCCATGTCTTGCTGCGTGAATTGCGATCTAGGGATTTGGCGCACCACCTTAGGAAAGCGAGTCATGGGTCGGGTGACGGAGTCGACTTGCATTGCTTTCCCCTCGCTATACAGTTGGGCATAAGCCGCTCGATTGAGGGTTCCGTCAAACTTTGGACCGAACTCATAAGGTGTGGCAAATGGTGTGGCAAATGGGGGCACCCAAACTTTAGCAAAACTGAGGCGAGCAGGCAAAATAAACCTTTCCCAGGCGCGGCGATTCTCGGGATCGAGGGACGCGATCGGCAGGCAAGCTGGCATCGGCAGGCAAGCCGACAGAAAATCGCAGCGATGGCCCGATAGCTGGAGGACATCGCGCGGAAGGCAGCGTCTCGCTGCAAAGGGCTGGCAATTACGGCGAAAGCGAGAGCAGGCTTGACCTAGGCGCCAAAGCACTCGCGACTGCTCTGCATCCCCGCCAGCCAGCGTTTGCCCCGGCGGGCGGCTTCGGCGGCGAGAGTGGCGGGCGCTCCGGCGGCGCGGTGGAAGAGCTTGCGGAAGTTCTGGACCGTGTCCACCCAGAGGTCGGACGAGATCTGCAGCCGCTCCAGGATCGGCGCCAGATCGGAGGGGATGCTGCCGCGTTTCCCGCGACGGATCTGCCGGCCGGTCCAGTCGAGAAGTTTCAGGTAGGCCGTGAGATCCAGTGAGAGATAGCCGCGATGGGAAGCCCGGCGTGCGGGAGGGGCGGTTGAGTGTTCGCTCTGCTCGTCCAGTTCGATCGGGCT is part of the Lignipirellula cremea genome and encodes:
- a CDS encoding M23 family metallopeptidase → MFRTAWLLLIFLCPGLVSGQILGRRIIPQEPPPTPATWAERNQQSPLCQACEVESLALPLCIALASVRPRRVPAGECALPQYGTSRQHLLLWRVIPWQVQHAEFLELYETLKDRSSDGVELEREKTRLFIWCEKKKLPVCAEFVLRDFLYTRGVHHENSVYQKNLQRWKELAKTEPIPYTFRLPVQGQWHALLDESGHHQKKHGAVFAFDIVRQVGGHLHAGANAKENHFAWRQPVLAVCDGVITAAVDKHNDHTIGRPGPLSYSNHIRLDCGGGVFAEYHHLQKDSLRVKVGDKVEAGQVLGNIGNSGASGVPHLHFSFMDRDGFSLPGRYRLRVLAAQGWTNLNGEDIAEGWHFRSVD
- a CDS encoding leucine-rich repeat domain-containing protein, which codes for MKWIFAGGAVLFAGVVGITIFYWLRPLILIADLEDRGALVILDDGKVTAIGYDETVDELLELAQLELFKELEVLEIAGDPVRCDFSPLRNLLNLQGLTLRSNSFSDKDTQYLLGLKSLEYLSLRGTNISARSLNGICGIRLKVLQLGYTNLDETALVMIAECNSLQSLELPASAITPGSISELGRLSNLRRLVVTDAMKTGHVPTEIVEFSQSHPNISIDVW
- a CDS encoding transposase: MARTPRREVIDESSVGVFHCVNRCVRRAFLCGQDPVSGQDFDHRRAWIQRRMEFLAGEFGVEVLGFAVMSNHLHVILRTRPDVVAEWSDNDIALRWWNLFPLRREQDGSPAEPTEAELGMLLCDSKVLAERRQRLSSLSWFMRWLAEPIARRANKEDECTGRFWEGRYKCQPLLDEAALLACSVYVDLNPVRAGIAATPETSRHTSGYERIEASKVEIGTIRHSDTPNPEQAPRQDDWLSPIELDKQSERSTTRSARRASDRGYLSLDLTAYLKLLDWTGRQIRRGKRGSIPSDLALILERLQISADLWVNTVQNFRKLFHRAAGSPTTLAAEAARRGKRWLAGMQTSRECFAG
- a CDS encoding carboxypeptidase-like regulatory domain-containing protein, whose translation is MRSSLVILFLLCVLNPCVAEEPASDAAQRPNLVANGSLSLTIFVSQNDRSIQGAFVQVFDSFDNVVASGKTAGGFFKATSLPSGTYEVAVTYNNVRRFKEARLSDQNVDLEFTLDN